One part of the Egibacteraceae bacterium genome encodes these proteins:
- a CDS encoding helix-turn-helix transcriptional regulator, with the protein MGEVAARLLRSARRRAGLSQHALARRAGTSQPTLSAYERGEKGPSVETLTRLLAAAGTTLTGTKGPATIRDHLRGAGGLPATFRPDRLVEVAARVREGQDAWFALREFLDGVGLAGDVAGSPQVRLLIADAPPPAGDRRVDALLAAVAEHLAGRYAIPRPGWVVEPARFLQTWWFPHRRAFDALAVRDSPPAFRRRGIFLCPSVLERV; encoded by the coding sequence GTGGGAGAGGTTGCCGCCCGCCTCCTTCGGTCCGCGCGTCGGCGTGCCGGGCTGTCGCAGCACGCCCTCGCGCGCCGCGCCGGAACCTCGCAGCCCACGCTTTCCGCGTACGAGCGGGGCGAGAAGGGCCCGTCGGTCGAGACTTTGACCCGTCTCCTGGCGGCTGCCGGCACGACGCTCACGGGCACGAAGGGACCGGCGACGATCAGGGACCACCTGCGGGGAGCCGGCGGGCTCCCGGCGACCTTCCGCCCCGACCGGCTGGTGGAGGTGGCCGCTCGCGTCCGCGAAGGCCAGGACGCGTGGTTCGCATTACGGGAGTTCCTCGACGGTGTCGGCCTGGCCGGGGACGTCGCGGGCAGCCCACAGGTGCGGCTATTGATCGCCGACGCGCCGCCGCCGGCCGGCGACCGGCGGGTCGACGCCCTGCTCGCCGCCGTCGCCGAGCACCTCGCCGGCCGGTACGCCATCCCGCGACCGGGCTGGGTGGTCGAGCCCGCTCGGTTCCTGCAGACGTGGTGGTTCCCGCACCGCCGCGCCTTCGACGCGCTCGCCGTCCGGGACTCGCCCCCGGCCTTCCGGCGCCGGGGCATCTTCCTGTGCCCCTCCGTGCTCGAGCGGGTGTAG